From a single Nostoc edaphicum CCNP1411 genomic region:
- a CDS encoding TonB-dependent siderophore receptor, translating into MTWNYCQPSIVVASVVTLLASQPAWAAPIPVTGVQINSNNQGLEIVLQTPTTEFLNTITTSDDKTLIITVANTQLQLAQGQSFLQQNPAPDIAEVAVTQLDANTVEIRVIGNAGLPTANIQQSNQGLVFNLTTTTTAQNPPPEPDEPIEITVVGESPRPTYQAPNSSVGTRTDTPVINVPQAIQVIPKEVIEDQGTRTVGEILKNTSSANTGRSSSQAPALNPVIRGFESTNILRNGLRDETLRFSSDISNVERLELLKGPASVLFGRGDLGGVINLVTKQPLDQPFYSVDYQVGSFGLQRPSLDFSGPLGTDGVAYRLNSSYERSDSFKQFENEESFFISPSVRLISNKDTTLIVDLEYLKYRSFETAPDLPASGTVISNPNGRVALDANLGEPSLSRSEANVTRLGYRLDQRLGSNWSIKNEFLASFLDVSENTGVVGFASDTADGLDPDQRTLNRFLVDNPSELSTFTFNTNLAGKFQTGSIEHNLLFGVELARQRFKDRLNFNLVTPIDIFNPIYDPESAIPLSLLGVDIDSNTDTQENTAGLYLQNQISLSKSIILVLGGRLDFAEQIYDDLVDPTQSFERNDTVFSPRVGLVFKPIENISLYASYSQSFKPVAGRTRIFNEESGEFDNGDPFEPERGVQYEVGVKANLLGDRISTTLAFYNLERSNIAAQGLNDPLSQFQIGKQRSRGIELDVAGEILPGWNLTASYAYTETEVLEDSRSEFLGRQLQNVPKNAFGLWTTYELQSGSLKGLGVGIGIFNQGERQGDLLNTFTLPSYWRTDASLFYRRDNFRAGINFQNLFDQDYFEGARDIVRVTPGSPFAVSGSISWEF; encoded by the coding sequence ATGACGTGGAATTATTGCCAACCATCGATAGTAGTTGCTAGCGTAGTAACTCTTTTAGCATCACAGCCAGCTTGGGCAGCACCCATTCCTGTAACAGGAGTGCAAATCAATTCTAACAATCAAGGTTTAGAAATTGTCCTCCAAACACCAACCACAGAATTTTTAAACACCATAACTACCAGCGATGATAAAACCCTAATCATCACCGTTGCCAACACTCAACTCCAGTTAGCACAAGGACAATCTTTTTTACAACAAAATCCCGCACCTGATATAGCCGAAGTTGCTGTTACCCAGTTAGATGCCAACACCGTTGAGATCAGAGTCATTGGGAACGCAGGACTACCCACAGCAAATATCCAACAAAGTAACCAAGGATTAGTTTTTAATCTCACTACAACTACCACCGCCCAAAATCCACCCCCCGAACCAGACGAACCAATCGAAATCACCGTTGTCGGAGAAAGTCCTAGACCAACTTATCAAGCTCCTAATTCCTCTGTTGGTACTCGCACCGATACCCCGGTTATCAATGTCCCACAAGCGATTCAAGTTATCCCGAAAGAGGTAATCGAAGATCAAGGTACGCGCACAGTCGGGGAAATCCTGAAAAACACCAGTAGCGCCAATACTGGGCGTTCATCTTCCCAAGCCCCAGCTTTAAATCCGGTGATTCGAGGATTTGAATCTACTAATATTCTGCGTAATGGCCTACGGGATGAAACCCTACGCTTTAGTAGTGATATTAGTAACGTTGAACGATTAGAACTCCTGAAAGGGCCAGCTTCAGTGCTGTTTGGGCGCGGAGATTTAGGTGGAGTAATTAACCTAGTTACAAAGCAACCTTTAGATCAACCATTTTATTCAGTTGACTATCAAGTGGGATCGTTCGGTTTACAGCGTCCTTCCTTAGACTTTTCCGGGCCTCTGGGTACAGATGGTGTTGCTTACCGCTTAAATTCTTCCTACGAACGATCTGACAGCTTCAAACAATTTGAAAATGAGGAATCTTTCTTTATATCTCCATCCGTCAGATTAATTAGTAACAAAGACACAACATTAATTGTTGATTTAGAATATCTCAAATACCGTAGCTTTGAGACTGCACCAGATTTACCCGCCTCTGGAACGGTGATTTCTAACCCCAATGGGAGAGTCGCACTAGATGCCAATTTGGGTGAACCTTCCTTATCTCGCAGTGAAGCTAATGTAACCCGCTTAGGCTATCGATTAGATCAACGTCTTGGTTCTAATTGGTCAATCAAAAATGAATTTTTAGCTTCATTTTTAGATGTTTCCGAAAATACTGGAGTTGTTGGCTTTGCTTCCGATACAGCAGATGGATTAGACCCAGATCAACGGACTCTTAACCGATTCTTGGTGGACAATCCCAGTGAATTATCTACCTTTACATTTAATACTAATCTAGCGGGTAAATTCCAGACTGGAAGTATTGAACACAACTTGCTATTCGGTGTAGAGCTTGCTAGACAGAGATTTAAGGATCGACTTAACTTTAACCTTGTAACTCCCATTGATATTTTCAACCCGATTTATGACCCAGAGAGTGCCATTCCTTTGAGCTTGTTAGGTGTTGATATTGATAGTAACACTGACACTCAAGAAAACACTGCCGGACTTTACCTGCAAAATCAAATTTCTCTATCCAAAAGCATTATTTTAGTTTTGGGTGGACGTTTGGATTTTGCTGAACAAATCTATGATGATTTAGTTGACCCAACACAAAGTTTTGAGCGTAACGATACTGTATTTAGTCCACGTGTTGGTTTAGTGTTTAAGCCAATTGAAAATATTTCATTGTATGCCAGCTACAGCCAATCATTTAAACCAGTTGCGGGCAGAACTCGCATTTTCAATGAAGAAAGTGGAGAATTTGATAATGGCGATCCATTTGAACCAGAACGCGGTGTTCAATACGAAGTCGGTGTGAAAGCGAATTTATTAGGCGATCGCATTTCTACCACCCTAGCATTCTACAACTTGGAACGCAGCAATATCGCGGCTCAAGGACTCAACGATCCCCTATCACAATTTCAAATCGGTAAGCAACGTAGCCGTGGGATTGAACTAGACGTTGCTGGAGAAATTCTACCGGGTTGGAACCTAACAGCTAGCTATGCTTATACAGAAACAGAAGTTCTGGAAGATAGCCGATCAGAGTTTCTGGGTAGGCAATTACAAAATGTCCCCAAAAATGCTTTCGGATTGTGGACTACCTATGAACTACAATCTGGTAGCCTAAAGGGTTTGGGGGTTGGGATTGGTATATTTAACCAAGGAGAACGACAAGGCGATTTATTAAATACATTCACCCTCCCCTCATACTGGCGAACAGATGCATCACTGTTTTATCGCCGCGACAACTTCCGCGCTGGGATCAATTTCCAAAACTTGTTCGATCAAGATTACTTCGAGGGTGCCCGCGATATTGTCCGCGTCACTCCAGGTTCGCCCTTTGCAGTGTCCGGCAGCATTTCCTGGGAATTTTAA
- a CDS encoding MFS transporter: MRTFLIIWLGQMVSTIGSFMTVFALTIWVWDKTGSATALALVGFFAQLPRLLITTFAGIAVDRYDRRLLMLIAEVAALLCTLAVALLYLTQQLQVWHLYIIVALYGGFGQLQVLAYSTSIAVLVPQEQYTRAESLGSAVNYSAAIFAPALAGFLYPRFGLQSIFWIDLATFLASFVTLLIIRIPRTAPEKTMGDRQETLWQKLTFGFRYIWANPSLTAMAIAFTLFAIPNDISRAIYSPMILARTGGDSEILGAVTTAAGIGGVVGALLLGAWGGFKRRIHGMLLGFAGYGFFKTIMGIGQTTTIWIGAHFLAAMLIPMFYSSSNAIWYTKVPPSLQGRVLAADQLIGVTISTITPLIAGFLADQVLEPAMHPTGSLAPIFGRFFGTGTGSGMTLLFVSMSICMALVGVGGYTVKYLRQVEDLLPDHQIPEQQPPS; encoded by the coding sequence ATGCGAACTTTTTTAATAATCTGGCTAGGGCAGATGGTATCAACCATCGGCAGTTTTATGACAGTGTTCGCACTGACAATTTGGGTATGGGATAAAACAGGTTCAGCAACAGCTTTGGCGTTAGTGGGTTTCTTTGCCCAACTACCCAGATTACTAATTACCACGTTTGCGGGTATTGCCGTCGATCGCTACGATCGCCGGTTGCTCATGCTCATTGCTGAAGTTGCTGCTTTGTTATGTACCCTAGCAGTAGCGCTGCTATATCTCACTCAGCAATTACAGGTGTGGCATCTATATATAATAGTTGCCCTCTATGGTGGTTTTGGACAGTTACAAGTTCTGGCATATTCAACTTCCATCGCTGTACTAGTTCCCCAAGAGCAATATACCCGTGCTGAAAGTTTGGGGAGTGCTGTAAACTACAGTGCGGCAATTTTTGCCCCCGCCTTAGCAGGTTTTCTCTATCCGCGTTTTGGGTTGCAAAGCATCTTTTGGATTGATTTAGCGACTTTTCTCGCCTCCTTTGTAACGTTGCTGATTATCAGAATTCCCCGGACAGCGCCAGAAAAAACAATGGGCGATCGCCAAGAAACCCTTTGGCAAAAGTTGACCTTTGGATTTCGTTATATTTGGGCAAATCCTTCTTTAACAGCAATGGCGATCGCTTTTACTTTATTTGCGATTCCCAATGATATCAGCAGAGCTATCTACAGCCCGATGATTCTTGCGCGTACAGGTGGCGACTCAGAAATTCTCGGCGCTGTCACCACTGCTGCGGGGATTGGTGGTGTCGTCGGTGCGTTATTACTGGGAGCCTGGGGAGGATTTAAACGCCGTATTCATGGAATGTTACTTGGTTTTGCCGGATACGGTTTCTTTAAAACAATTATGGGGATCGGACAAACAACAACAATTTGGATCGGTGCCCATTTTCTGGCAGCAATGCTGATCCCCATGTTTTACAGTTCTAGTAATGCTATCTGGTACACTAAAGTGCCACCGTCTCTGCAAGGGCGAGTTTTAGCAGCAGATCAACTGATTGGCGTCACGATTTCAACCATAACACCGCTAATCGCCGGTTTTCTAGCTGACCAAGTACTAGAACCAGCAATGCATCCTACGGGGAGTTTAGCACCAATTTTTGGTAGATTCTTTGGTACTGGTACTGGGTCTGGGATGACATTGTTATTTGTCAGCATGAGTATTTGTATGGCACTAGTGGGAGTTGGTGGATACACAGTAAAATACCTGCGCCAAGTAGAAGACTTATTGCCAGATCATCAGATTCCTGAACAGCAACCCCCATCATAA
- a CDS encoding serine hydrolase domain-containing protein, with amino-acid sequence MFFKILPTTILTSALLFTPAATLLTGSIFSPALSVTLAVDSLPPPVNQDLAEQLQTSLDQARGSIPGAAVAIISPKGTWFGASGVADIATNTQLQPSDRFEIGSITKTFVATTILQLVEEGILGLEDTLVNRLPRTVTATIPNSERITVRQLLNHTSGLADYTDVLFTQGAVNPGVFFNNWQPEELVSLINGTEANFDPGESWEYSNTNFLLLGMVLEAATNSNIADEIRDRILDPLALSNTFFAEEEAIPGGYVKGYWDFDQDGTLNDISVTNLSWAWSAGAMVSNTADLATFIQALIGGEILKPDTLNQMLTTINPIASENYSAYGLGIGTIESPNRFWYIHRGQTLGYRSNMWYSPLENITYIELINGRSNQNLSGATLSTLRRYEPTASVPEPSMMTGLLLLVGIGLTLKPRLPLLKFLNKGG; translated from the coding sequence ATGTTTTTTAAAATTCTCCCAACGACTATTCTCACCTCAGCCCTGTTGTTTACTCCGGCTGCAACCCTGTTAACTGGCTCGATTTTTTCCCCTGCCTTATCGGTGACTCTTGCAGTGGATTCATTACCACCCCCTGTCAATCAAGACTTGGCAGAGCAGCTACAGACAAGTCTGGATCAAGCACGGGGAAGCATTCCGGGGGCAGCCGTAGCGATTATCAGTCCCAAAGGAACCTGGTTTGGGGCTAGCGGGGTGGCAGATATAGCAACAAATACACAATTACAGCCTAGCGATCGCTTTGAAATTGGCAGCATTACTAAAACCTTTGTCGCAACAACCATACTACAACTAGTTGAAGAGGGCATTCTTGGTTTGGAGGATACCTTAGTTAACCGACTACCAAGGACGGTAACGGCAACCATTCCCAATTCAGAGAGGATTACAGTACGCCAATTATTGAACCATACTAGCGGTCTTGCCGACTATACTGATGTGCTGTTTACACAAGGTGCGGTCAACCCAGGAGTTTTTTTTAATAATTGGCAGCCAGAGGAACTGGTGAGCTTAATTAATGGCACAGAGGCGAATTTTGATCCTGGGGAGTCGTGGGAGTATTCCAATACTAACTTTCTCTTGTTGGGTATGGTATTGGAAGCGGCAACAAACAGTAATATTGCAGATGAAATCCGCGATCGCATCCTTGATCCCCTAGCCCTCAGCAATACCTTTTTTGCCGAAGAAGAAGCTATCCCTGGGGGCTACGTCAAAGGCTATTGGGACTTTGATCAAGACGGCACACTGAACGATATTTCTGTAACTAATCTGTCTTGGGCTTGGTCTGCTGGGGCGATGGTATCTAATACTGCCGATTTAGCCACCTTTATTCAAGCCCTAATCGGTGGGGAAATACTGAAGCCTGACACCCTCAACCAAATGCTGACGACCATCAACCCCATTGCATCAGAAAATTATTCTGCTTATGGACTGGGTATCGGTACTATTGAATCCCCCAATCGCTTCTGGTACATCCATCGCGGACAGACTCTGGGATATCGCTCCAATATGTGGTACTCGCCTCTGGAAAACATCACTTATATTGAATTAATTAATGGGCGATCTAACCAAAACTTATCGGGTGCAACCTTAAGTACCCTAAGACGATATGAACCCACTGCGTCAGTTCCAGAACCAAGCATGATGACTGGACTGCTGTTGCTTGTTGGCATAGGGTTAACTTTGAAACCAAGATTACCACTCCTAAAATTTCTTAATAAGGGAGGATGA
- a CDS encoding pre-peptidase C-terminal domain-containing protein has translation MLIFNNKDFFNYTSNTSVTDRNSFTYVVNASKADSTTVRDGITVYPLTPKYTMPTIIGINSTPITIDAQNNLLAYGLVKSAEYTAADNSVRTGASVLNLSLNVEGSIPEEGLVVDVISNIDLYKYLTGLNTAPYSPGAEVLEGIYDETGKGIGFKVKVASPNSLIVLRLKSDLPADELATATFSVQAGDGYDVNPESNATTFPVYNTLGDVPTLSVTPEVSFTATNTTIVESEGDRVTFNFTLSEPPPPGGVTVLVRGDSFTNLGQLDALQAEVTGGNFPAIVGSNSFYFHITEQTASIVVPAFADETPEGLQTQSFSLVPNLGYTVSPTENSLVVTIQDTPESTLPQVILTGTPATLIESNNTVSRHTFTLSAPPSADGLVVSVSAPNLSEFDLEQISLIGGTIEAVRADGFDLKFTSQRVVIDLPVKNDGVAEGTETAVFTLLAGTGYVIGETSNQATFTILDAPLPPQPLSAEIESNDTIATANNALLSAANPTLAITGAIDYSVANRYRINPTDAGFTYVDNTEDVDLYKVELTAGDRLVLDIDAQQNGSTLSSALQVFDAEGNVLAANRRAPAPNEIFVSGNDSYLDFTTSEAGTYYVGVSSNPNYDRSVENPALTNFDPYDPNEQGSGTGTSSGTYTLNLNLNPEVGTVINPPLPVPSGTRPIISLETITGTYSDRETGEKILSPYLVTSPPEGAAVLVISLQADGEIPEGGANVTINSNIILRDYLGALRTAPFGIGGEIGDAIYDPQTGEATGFTFNLTQNNAYISFIIPTTTEIEGSQSATFALLAGDNTKVNPNADSSTVTFYETLEQAPVATVIPKVGLEVSQTQLIESEGTSTVLTFTLDKAPPAEGVLVYVNSGITAGAGEFDVFQAEVNGASFPYGNFNASGFYVKLTEQTATLTLSAFDDGEVEGIESLTFELQSSAGYTIDPAKAAVTFTLLDTPTSQIQVSYEFNPTNLIESAETVSVHTFSLSSPPPAEGVTIFVTTPSLSEFDLTGVEVTNGEIVSVTDNGFNLKITGTEAVVQVPVKNDGLAEGLETAVFTIQPGSTYQVNPIANTATFNIYDNASDVPLVESEGNSLLTLNDVIPQAIDTQLSVDNTSFKIQAEIGNAPGNFIDASEDVDLYKVQLKAGEKIKIDTDTVPFLIEGFENEQFVDTELRLFDSTGIQLATSFNDPAPDELFLSNRDAYLEFTAIAEGDYYIGVAANSNRYYDPFTAGSGGGRIIPASGTNIGNYELSIDLTPVPPIVGFTASPVVNEAEGTGLVLTFNAQGILPTDGIVVSVGGDFRASAVAQGLQFRQVVESEGIDYLRFNRDTQAYEFRLTQATATVTIPVFDDIVEEVDTTYNYQLLASEAYTLDPVATSTAVTFVDGVPGGVGPVVSISVDQSVLTEGDTFTINFAVGGEIPADGLKVYVLSPTPASLGEFLIFNEDGTPAITYEGIAGFPERDGTGGGFFVTLTQPTASLTLQVFDDGPDEGIESLTFNVVDGEQYEVNPNSGSFTLTLSDAPTISSGNAGDNILIGTINNDQLFGNGGKDILFGNGGDDYLFGGSGDDLLDGGDGNDQLFGNGGKDILLGGAGNDIIYSGSGDDLINGGFGNDTIYLNGGKDTIVLAKGEGVDTIYNFQISFGQQISLSAGLSYDQLTLSQSGFDTAIKVGDETLGVLKSIQASSLNSSVFTSV, from the coding sequence ATGTTGATTTTCAATAACAAAGATTTCTTCAACTACACATCGAATACAAGCGTTACTGACAGAAATAGCTTTACTTATGTTGTGAATGCTAGTAAAGCAGATTCAACGACTGTCAGAGATGGTATCACCGTTTATCCACTAACACCAAAATATACTATGCCAACGATTATTGGGATCAATTCAACACCTATAACAATAGATGCCCAAAATAATCTGCTCGCTTACGGACTAGTAAAGTCTGCGGAATATACAGCAGCAGATAATAGCGTCAGGACAGGTGCAAGTGTCCTTAACCTATCACTCAATGTAGAAGGCTCGATCCCAGAAGAAGGGTTAGTAGTCGATGTCATCAGCAACATTGATCTGTACAAGTACCTGACTGGGTTGAACACTGCACCTTATTCGCCAGGAGCCGAAGTCCTTGAGGGGATTTACGACGAAACAGGTAAAGGGATTGGTTTCAAGGTAAAGGTAGCAAGCCCGAATTCATTGATCGTCTTGCGTCTCAAGAGCGACCTCCCAGCCGACGAGTTAGCAACAGCAACCTTCTCTGTACAAGCAGGTGATGGCTATGATGTCAACCCAGAGAGTAATGCCACAACATTTCCTGTATACAACACGCTCGGAGATGTTCCTACTCTTAGTGTCACCCCAGAAGTCAGCTTCACGGCAACTAATACAACCATAGTTGAGTCAGAAGGCGATCGCGTCACCTTCAACTTTACCCTCAGCGAACCGCCACCACCAGGAGGCGTGACTGTATTGGTGAGAGGTGACTCATTTACTAACTTGGGTCAATTGGATGCCCTACAAGCAGAAGTCACAGGCGGAAACTTCCCCGCTATAGTTGGCAGTAATAGCTTTTATTTCCACATCACTGAGCAAACAGCCAGCATTGTGGTACCAGCATTTGCAGACGAGACACCAGAAGGATTACAAACTCAGAGCTTCAGCCTTGTACCAAATCTTGGCTACACTGTCAGTCCCACAGAGAATTCTTTGGTAGTGACGATTCAAGACACACCAGAATCGACTTTACCGCAAGTCATATTGACAGGTACACCCGCCACTCTAATTGAGTCCAATAACACAGTATCTCGACACACCTTTACCCTAAGTGCCCCTCCCTCAGCCGATGGGCTGGTTGTCTCGGTTAGCGCTCCTAATTTGAGTGAATTTGATCTGGAGCAAATCAGTCTTATCGGCGGCACTATAGAGGCAGTGAGAGCCGATGGCTTTGACTTGAAGTTCACCAGCCAAAGGGTTGTGATTGACTTACCCGTGAAGAATGATGGAGTAGCAGAAGGAACAGAAACGGCCGTCTTCACCTTGTTAGCGGGAACAGGCTACGTCATTGGTGAAACCAGTAATCAAGCAACATTTACCATTTTAGATGCCCCACTGCCGCCACAGCCCCTAAGTGCAGAAATCGAAAGCAATGATACCATTGCCACAGCTAATAACGCCTTATTAAGCGCCGCCAATCCCACACTTGCGATCACCGGGGCAATTGATTACAGCGTCGCCAACCGTTATCGGATCAACCCCACAGACGCAGGCTTTACCTACGTTGATAATACCGAAGATGTAGACCTATATAAAGTCGAGTTAACAGCAGGCGATCGCTTAGTACTCGATATCGACGCTCAACAAAATGGTTCCACTCTCTCCTCAGCCCTACAAGTATTTGATGCCGAAGGCAACGTCCTAGCAGCTAACCGCCGAGCGCCTGCTCCCAATGAAATCTTTGTTTCTGGAAACGATTCTTATCTCGATTTCACCACATCTGAGGCGGGAACATACTACGTTGGAGTCAGTAGCAATCCGAACTACGATCGCAGCGTCGAAAATCCTGCTCTCACCAATTTTGACCCCTACGATCCCAATGAGCAGGGAAGCGGCACAGGTACAAGCAGTGGCACTTATACCCTGAATCTGAATCTTAACCCAGAAGTTGGTACAGTTATCAATCCCCCCTTACCTGTTCCCAGTGGTACTAGACCAATCATCTCCTTAGAAACGATTACAGGTACTTACTCCGATCGCGAGACTGGTGAAAAGATTCTCTCACCATACTTGGTGACATCTCCACCAGAGGGTGCAGCAGTATTAGTCATCTCTTTGCAAGCAGACGGGGAAATTCCCGAAGGTGGCGCTAATGTCACCATCAACTCCAACATCATCCTGCGCGACTACTTGGGCGCACTCAGAACTGCACCCTTCGGTATAGGTGGTGAAATTGGCGATGCCATTTATGACCCACAAACAGGTGAAGCAACGGGCTTTACTTTCAACCTCACCCAGAATAACGCCTACATCAGCTTCATTATTCCCACTACGACCGAAATTGAAGGCTCTCAATCAGCCACCTTCGCTTTATTAGCTGGTGACAACACTAAAGTTAATCCAAATGCTGACTCCTCTACAGTTACCTTCTACGAAACTTTAGAGCAAGCACCCGTAGCAACGGTTATTCCCAAGGTAGGACTGGAAGTTAGCCAGACACAACTCATTGAATCAGAAGGAACTTCTACCGTACTCACATTTACCCTAGACAAGGCACCACCAGCAGAAGGTGTACTAGTTTATGTCAATAGTGGTATTACTGCGGGAGCGGGTGAGTTTGACGTTTTCCAAGCCGAAGTCAATGGTGCTTCCTTCCCTTATGGCAACTTCAATGCAAGTGGTTTTTACGTCAAACTGACTGAGCAGACTGCAACTCTTACCCTGTCGGCATTTGATGATGGGGAAGTTGAAGGCATAGAATCCCTGACATTTGAACTTCAGTCCAGTGCAGGATATACAATTGATCCGGCCAAAGCAGCCGTTACCTTCACACTGCTTGATACGCCGACATCTCAAATTCAAGTTAGTTATGAATTCAATCCCACAAATCTGATTGAGTCGGCAGAAACTGTTTCTGTCCACACCTTCAGCCTGAGTTCACCCCCGCCAGCCGAAGGAGTCACCATCTTCGTTACTACCCCTAGCTTGAGCGAGTTTGATCTCACTGGAGTAGAAGTTACAAATGGCGAGATTGTCAGTGTCACCGACAACGGCTTTAATCTCAAAATCACCGGAACTGAAGCAGTAGTGCAAGTACCTGTGAAGAATGACGGACTAGCAGAAGGTCTAGAAACTGCCGTCTTCACCATTCAACCTGGTAGCACCTACCAAGTTAACCCTATTGCCAACACAGCCACCTTCAACATTTACGACAATGCCAGCGATGTACCATTAGTTGAGAGCGAAGGTAACAGCCTGCTAACCCTCAATGATGTAATTCCCCAGGCAATTGATACCCAACTGAGTGTTGACAATACTAGTTTCAAGATTCAGGCAGAAATCGGCAATGCACCGGGGAACTTCATCGATGCTTCTGAAGATGTAGACCTGTACAAAGTTCAACTCAAAGCAGGCGAAAAGATTAAGATTGACACAGATACCGTGCCTTTCTTAATTGAAGGGTTTGAAAACGAGCAATTTGTCGATACAGAACTGCGGCTATTTGACTCCACAGGTATCCAGTTGGCTACATCGTTTAACGACCCCGCCCCAGATGAGTTATTTCTTTCCAACCGCGATGCCTATTTAGAATTCACAGCGATCGCAGAGGGAGATTATTATATTGGTGTCGCTGCCAATAGCAACCGTTACTATGATCCCTTCACAGCCGGTAGTGGCGGTGGTCGGATTATTCCTGCCTCTGGAACCAACATTGGCAACTACGAACTCAGTATTGACTTAACCCCTGTCCCTCCCATTGTTGGTTTCACTGCCTCCCCAGTGGTGAATGAAGCAGAAGGCACAGGCTTAGTGCTGACCTTCAACGCACAAGGTATTCTCCCAACCGATGGCATTGTGGTTAGCGTGGGTGGAGATTTCCGCGCCTCCGCAGTTGCCCAAGGGTTGCAATTCCGACAAGTAGTCGAGTCTGAGGGCATTGATTATCTGCGTTTTAACCGTGACACCCAAGCTTATGAGTTCCGTCTCACCCAAGCCACCGCAACGGTAACGATTCCCGTCTTCGATGACATTGTGGAAGAAGTTGATACTACCTATAATTATCAACTGCTAGCTAGCGAAGCATATACCCTTGACCCAGTAGCCACCTCAACAGCAGTCACCTTCGTGGATGGCGTACCTGGTGGCGTTGGTCCAGTGGTGAGTATATCAGTTGACCAAAGCGTTCTCACCGAAGGAGATACTTTCACTATTAACTTCGCCGTGGGTGGAGAAATTCCGGCAGATGGCTTAAAGGTGTATGTGTTAAGTCCAACCCCAGCATCCTTGGGTGAGTTCCTAATTTTCAATGAAGATGGTACGCCAGCAATTACCTACGAAGGAATTGCAGGGTTCCCAGAACGTGATGGTACAGGTGGTGGTTTCTTTGTCACCTTGACTCAACCAACAGCTTCGTTAACTTTACAGGTGTTTGATGATGGCCCTGATGAAGGAATTGAAAGCTTAACCTTCAATGTGGTCGATGGTGAACAGTATGAAGTCAATCCCAATTCTGGTAGTTTTACTTTAACTCTCAGTGATGCTCCAACAATTTCGTCTGGCAATGCTGGTGACAACATCCTAATTGGCACCATTAACAATGACCAGCTGTTTGGCAACGGTGGTAAAGACATACTATTTGGTAATGGTGGCGATGACTACCTATTTGGTGGTTCCGGTGACGACCTATTAGATGGCGGTGACGGCAATGACCAACTATTTGGTAATGGTGGCAAGGACATATTACTAGGTGGTGCTGGTAATGACATTATCTATAGTGGTTCGGGAGATGACCTAATTAATGGTGGTTTTGGTAATGACACCATTTACCTCAATGGTGGTAAAGATACCATTGTCCTTGCCAAAGGTGAGGGAGTTGATACCATCTACAACTTTCAAATCAGCTTCGGTCAGCAGATCAGTTTGAGTGCAGGTTTGAGCTATGACCAGTTGACACTGAGTCAGAGTGGATTCGATACTGCCATCAAGGTTGGTGATGAGACATTAGGAGTGCTGAAATCCATTCAAGCAAGTAGCCTGAATTCATCGGTGTTTACCAGTGTTTAA